The BD1-7 clade bacterium genome segment TAAATATTGTGTTAGATCAATGATTCCGTTTGAGGGCACTAAAATTGACCATAAGATGCTGTTTTGGTGCATTTCTGTCATTTGGTCAGGAACTGATCAATACTGCTTATGGTCACCCGTTTGTTTGAATTTGTCATCCCTAGACCCTATAATGCAGCGCGGAATTGAGCCGGCTTAATTCTGTATAGTATGAACAGTTATATGTTCATAAACATAACGCCGCTTTATTTAAGGGCATAACGAGAAGAGCAAGGCCGTGAAAGATAATAGACCTGTAAACCTCGATATCTCGACTATCAAACTGCCGATTACTGCGTATGCATCGATCCTGCATCGTATTTCAGGTGTAGCTGTATTTGTTGGCATAGCTGTTTTGTTATGCCTGCTAGACAGCAGCCTGCAATCAGCAGAAAGCTTTGATAGCGTGAAGTCGTCATTGACTGACAGCTTTCTTTTGAAAGCCGTTGTTTGGCTTGTTGTCAGTGGTTTGATCTACCACACCACAGCAGGCGTAAAACACCTAATAATGGATCTTGGTATTGGTGAGACATTGGAAGGTGGTAAGAAAGGCGCCACTATCACTTTAGCTAGTGCGGCAATCTTGATTGTATTAGCAGGAGTTTGGATATGGTAACTCAGGTAACTAACTTTGGCCGCAGCGGTCTCGCTGATTGGCTTGTTCAACGTGCGACAGCCGTTATTATGCTGGCTTACCTTGTATTTATGGTAGGTTATTTGGTCAGTAACCCCGACCTCACTTTTGATCAATGGAAAGCGTTGTTTGATCAAACGTGGATGGCTGCTTTCAGCACGGCGACGTTGCTAGCTATCGTTGCTCACGCGTGGATCGGTTTGTGGGCAGTTTCAACAGACTATATGACAACCCGTATGATGGGAGCCAAGGCTACTGTTGTTCGTCTTGCATTCCAGGCTGGTTATTCAATTATTCTGTTTTATTACCTCGTTTGGGGTATCAAGATTTTGTGGGGTTAATTCATGGCTATTCGTACGATTTCATTTGACGGTGTGATCGTTGGCGGTGGCGGCGCTGGTATGCGCGCTGCACTGCAACTTGCACAGTCAGGCTATAAGACAGCCGTAATTTCTAAAGTCTTCCCAACACGCTCTCATACGGTTTCTGCTCAGGGTGGTATTACTTGTGCGATCGCATCAGATGATCCGAATGATGATTGGCGTTGGCACATGTACGATACCGTTAAAGGTTCTGATTATATCGGTGACCAAGACGCTATCGAGTATATGTGTTCTGTAGGCCCTCAGGCTGTGTTTGAGCTGGATCACATGGGTCTTCCGTTCTCTCGTACTGAAGAGGGTCGTATTTATCAGCGTCCTTTCGGTGGTCAGTCTAAAAACTTTGGTGAAGGCGGACAGGCAGCGCGTACTTGTGCAGCAGCTGACCGTACTGGCCATGCGTTGTTGCATACCTTGTATCAAGGCAATATCAAAGCTAATACCGTTTTCATGAACGAATGGTTTGCAGTAGATATTGTTAAAAACGATGACAATGTTGTTGTTGGTGTTATTGCAATTTGCATGGAATCCGGCGAAACCGTTTTTGTTGAATCAAAAGCAACTGTTTTTGCAACCGGTGGCGCAGGTCGTATTTATGCTTCGACAACGAATGCTCACATCAATACTGGTGATGGTATCGGCATGGCACTTCGTGCTGGTTTCCCGGTACAAGATATTGAGATGTGGCAGTTCCACCCGACCGGTATTTATGGTGCAGGGGTATTGGTAACTGAAGGTTGTCGTGGTGAAGGTGGTTACCTGATCAATAAAGACGGCGAACGTTTCATGGAGCGTTACGCGCCGAATGCTAAAGATTTGGCAGGTCGTGATGTTGTCGCGCGCTCAATGACGCTTGAGATTCTCGAAGGCCGCGGTTGTGGGCCTGATGGTGATCATGTTTACCTGAAGATGGATCACTTGGGCGAAGAAGTTCTACACAGTCGTTTGCCGGGTATTTGTGAATTATCGATCACTTTCGCACATGCTGACCCTGTTACTGCGCCAATTCCTGTTATTCCGACATGTCACTATATGATGGGTGGTATTCCGACTAACGTTGATGGCCAAGCATTAACGCAAGATGCTGAAGGTAACGATACTGTTATTGACGGTCTGTATGCTTGTGGTGAAGTGGCTTGTGTATCTGTTCACGGTGCAAACCGACTGGGCGGTAACTCATTGCTCGATTTAGTTGTATTTGGTCGTGCATCGGGTCTGTTTATCGAGAAGTCTTTGCGTGCAGGTATAGACCATCGTACTGCTTCAGAGGCAAACATTGATGCAGCTATGGCGCGTTTGAATCGTTTGAATAGCTCGAAGGACGGTGAAACTGTTCCTGAATTGCGTAAAGAGCTGCAGAGCATCATGCAGAATCACTTTGGTGTTTTCCGCCGTGGTGACTTTATGCAGGAAGGCATTAAGAAGCTTGCTGATCTTCGTACACGTATTGAAAATATCTATCTTGACGATAAGTCAGATGTGTTTAACACAGCACGTATTGAGGCGTTAGAGCTTCAAAACTTGTTCGAGGTTGCTGAGGCAACTGCGATTGCTGCTGAAGAGCGCAAAGAAAGTCGCGGTGCACACGCACGTGATGACTTCCAAGACCGTGATGACGAAAACTGGTTGTGTCACTCTATGTTCTTCCCAGCTGACAAGCGCATTGCAAAACGTGCTGTGAACTTCAAGCCGAAGACTGTAGATACTTTCCAACCTAAAGCACGTGTATATTAAGGGGCAACGATATGTTAAAGGTAAGTGTTTATCGTTATAACCCAGAGTCGGACAAAGAGCCGTACATGAAGGACTATGAAGTCGATACCCAAGGTAAAGACTTAATGGTTCTCGATGTTCTGGAGTTATTGAAAGAAACAGATTCTAGCTTAGCTATTCGCCGCTCTTGCCGTGAGGGTGTTTGTGGTTCGGATGGTATGAACATTAATGGTAAGAATGGCCTGGCGTGCATAACACCGCTTTCTGAGGCCTGCCCAGGTGGTGGCGAGTTAGTTTTGCGTCCGTTGCCAGGCTTACCGGTTGTACGTGACTTGATCATTGATATGACCATGTTCTACAAGCAGTATGAGAAGATTAAGCCATACCTGATCAACGACACACCAGCGCCTGCTATTGAGCGTTTGCAGTCTCCTGAAGACCGTGCGCATCTTGACGGTCTTTATGAGTGTATTTTGTGTGCATGTTGTTCAACTGCATGTCCGTCGTTCTGGTGGAACCCTGATCGCTTTATCGGTCCATCTGGCTTGCTACAAGCGTATCGTTTCCTGATCGATAGTCGTGATACGGCTACTGAAGAGCGTTTGGCTGACCTTGATGATCCGTTCAGTGTATTCCGTTGCCACGGTATCCAGAACTGTGTTCAGGTTTGTCCGAAAGGTTTGAACCCGACAAAAGCAATCGGTCATATCCGAAATATGCTTTTGGCTCAGGGTGCATAAAATCTTCGTTATACGATAATATTTAAAACCAGCCCTTTGGCTGGTTTTTTTATGCCTATTGATTTGTCTGATTTGTCGAGAGAGGTTCAGCTCATGATTGTTTTGATGCCGAAATAGGTGCCGAGGCCAAGAAGAATGCTGTTGGTTGCCACCGCCGCGAGAATAAGGCCCATCACACGAGATACAATAGATGCACCAGTTTCGCCGATGAATCGGTAGATTACTGATGCCGCCAGCAACAAGAGTAAGGTGATGCCAAGCACAGCCAGCATGATGACTGTAGTGACACTCTGATCAACAAACGAAAATCGGTTGTTATCCGTAAGGAGGACAACGGTAACCATTGCGCCCGGAGAGGCGATTGATGGAATAGCTAATGGAAATACAGCACTGTGCATACCTTTGGTAATCATATGAATTTCCTGTTCAGGTTTACTCTGACCAAAAATCATCGTCATCGCAAACACAAACAGAACGATCCCCCCCGCGATTTGAAATGCAGAGAGCGGTATTCCCATCGAGTCCAGTAATACCTGACCAACGAGAATAAAGAACATAAGTACACCCCCGGCAATGAGTATCCCGGCGAAGGCGAGCTTTCTTAATTCGCTTTCTCTGCTTCCGGATGCAACTGCCAAAAACACAGGTATAGTGCCCACGGGGTCAATTACGGCCCAGAGCACAATAAATTGACTGACTAAATTATCCAATAACATTCTAAAGCCTCCGCCCTATACACTAATGGTGATTTGGGCGATCAACAAGCATTTGCCTTGCCGTTGATCTTCTGCCTGCTATTTTTATTTCTATTATTAGATAATAAAAATGGAGTTTGTTAGATGCCTACGCGTCGAGGGTTTCTTCAGCTGGGGTTTGCAGTCGGTTCCTCATCAGCTATATCGGGAAAGGCAGCGGCTGAACTTATCGCTCCAGATGGTTTGGTGCCTAGCGTGGTTGCGCAACCAAGCCCTCCTACAACTCCCTTTGCGGACTCGCTCTACATAATGCCGATAGCGCAACCGGTGGATGTTTCCGAGCTTATCCCCGCGCCTGATCCGGCCCGGCACCAGAGATATGACGAGCTAGAGCCACAAAAATTCTATGTCGAAGAGATTAATGAGTTTACTTGGCAATACCATAGCGACCCGCCATATAACCAAGGTAGCTGGGGGTGGGGCTTTAACGGGTTAGTCCCTGGGGCAACCTATATTGCGCACTATGGAGAGCCGGTATTGGTGCGCCGCATTAATCGGCTGCCGAGTTTGCAGGAAACTCGCGTGAAATTTGCGCTGCCATCGCCAAGTATTCATCTTCACAATGCGCATACTGCCTCAGAAAGCGACGGGTTTCCGACTGACTTCTTTAATCCAGGCGAGTTTTGGGATCATCACTATGGGAACTTTCCTGCGGGTCATGATCCCCGTGAAAAACTGACGACACTCTGGTATCACGATCACCGGATGGATTTTACAGCACCGAATGTTTATGCAGGTTTAGCAGGCTTCTATCTTCTATTTGATGAAAATGATACAGGCGATGAGAACGATACGCGACCTAGTGCGTGGCGTTTACCCAGCGGTGATTACGACATTCCCCTGATGCTGCATGACGTGCAGTTCGACGAAAACGGCCAGGTTGTTTGGGATTTTTTTAATCGAGAGCCTGTTTTCACCACTGTTAACGGCATGCTCGGCGACAAAATTACCGTGAATCGCAAGATTCAGCCCTATCTTGACGTTGAGCCGCGTAAGTATCGTTTTCGTATACTGAATGGGGGGCCGTCACGATTTTATGATCTCCATATGCAGCCGCAGCCCGGTGCTGATTCCGAAGAATTGAACTTTACTGTGGTCACGACGGACGGAAATTTTTTGCGTCATCCGATTGTACTGAGCAACTTGGAAGTTGCCGTAGCCCAGCGTTATGACGTGATTGTAGATTTCAGCGCCTTCAAGCCAGGCGATGAAATAATTCTCTTTAACCAACTTGAAATGCGACCTGACGGAGCAGGCCCCAGTGGCCGAAAGCTTGATAATGCCGTTGAAAATGCGGTGATCAAATTCAATATTGGAGCATTAAAATCGGCTGACAATAGCCGGATTCCTGAGTTTTTTAGAGATTTCCCCCCGATCAATATGTCCGAGGTTGTGCGCGAACGTCTGTTTGTTTTTGACTCTGATAACGGGCTTTGGACGATTAATGGGCGGTTGATGGATCCGAATCGGATTGACATGGCTTTTGAGCAGGGCACCGCTGAAGTATGGACCTTCCGGAATGCGGGGGCGGGCTGGGCGCATCCGGTTCATAGTCATTTCGAAGAATGCATGGTGATAGAAAAGAATGGCGAGCCTGTTGATCTCGATTCAGTGCATGGTGGTCGCAAAGACATGCTGGTGTTGGGGCCAAATGACGAAATCAAACTCTTTATCAGGGAGCGTGATTTCTTAGGTAAATATGTCATGCATTGCCATAACGTTGTGCATGAAGATCACGCCATGATGATTCGGTGGGACATAGTTGAGCCGGGCCAGGGATATTGAGCCGCAGAGACACTAGATAGCGAGGTTACGAATGGACAAAAGAGCTTTTTTGGGATTGGTTGGAGGAGCTGCACTTGTCGCGCCAGTGGGGTTGCATTTACTGGGCTCGGGAGCAGGACATAATAATTCTGATAGTAGCTTGGCGGGAATAAATCCTGGCGCTGGAGAAGTGCCGCCAACACAAGGGCGCGGTGGCAATAGGGCGCTGTCTACGCGATTGCAAGATCAGTTTGGCAATATCCATCGTCTGTTTTCTGACCAGCCCGATGAGCACATTACATTGATGCACTTTATGTCGTTGGATGGCCTAGAGCGCAGCGGCAAGGTTGAAAACTTAAAAGCCATCGCTGGGCACTTGAAAGATGACCTTAATAGAGACGTGCGGCTGTACACAATTACCACGCAGCCCGATATCGATACGCAGTCTGAATTGTTTGCATTTTCTGACCGACATCAATTACCCGAAGGTTGGTATTTATTGACCGGTAGTTGGGTGGATGTTTTTCGTGTTGGAGACAAATTCACTAAAGGGCATTGGCACCATAACTCGGCTGATGAAGCACAGCGGATTAGCACCAACTTGTTGCATTACGGTTTGCCTAAGCACGGCCTTTGGGGGGCATTCGGGATTGGAACTGAGCCGGAGTTCGCGGCAAGTCGGGTGAGTTGGCTCAAAGGCGCTTTGGTTAAGCAGGACGAACTAACACGAGCAGGGCCTTCGATTCTGGCATAGCTTGATGATCGGTCCGAAGGCAATGGTAAACCCGATAGGGTAATGATTCGTTTGAAAATTATTTTGTACGTTGGGGGTAGCTAATGGGCGCATGGCGTAAGTTGGATCGGCCTTTTTGGATGGGAGCGCTGGGTGTTTGGTTGTCAGTTATCG includes the following:
- the sdhC gene encoding Succinate dehydrogenase cytochrome b556 subunit; translated protein: MKDNRPVNLDISTIKLPITAYASILHRISGVAVFVGIAVLLCLLDSSLQSAESFDSVKSSLTDSFLLKAVVWLVVSGLIYHTTAGVKHLIMDLGIGETLEGGKKGATITLASAAILIVLAGVWIW
- the sdhD gene encoding Succinate dehydrogenase hydrophobic membrane anchor subunit; this translates as MVTQVTNFGRSGLADWLVQRATAVIMLAYLVFMVGYLVSNPDLTFDQWKALFDQTWMAAFSTATLLAIVAHAWIGLWAVSTDYMTTRMMGAKATVVRLAFQAGYSIILFYYLVWGIKILWG
- the sdhA gene encoding Succinate dehydrogenase flavoprotein subunit codes for the protein MAIRTISFDGVIVGGGGAGMRAALQLAQSGYKTAVISKVFPTRSHTVSAQGGITCAIASDDPNDDWRWHMYDTVKGSDYIGDQDAIEYMCSVGPQAVFELDHMGLPFSRTEEGRIYQRPFGGQSKNFGEGGQAARTCAAADRTGHALLHTLYQGNIKANTVFMNEWFAVDIVKNDDNVVVGVIAICMESGETVFVESKATVFATGGAGRIYASTTNAHINTGDGIGMALRAGFPVQDIEMWQFHPTGIYGAGVLVTEGCRGEGGYLINKDGERFMERYAPNAKDLAGRDVVARSMTLEILEGRGCGPDGDHVYLKMDHLGEEVLHSRLPGICELSITFAHADPVTAPIPVIPTCHYMMGGIPTNVDGQALTQDAEGNDTVIDGLYACGEVACVSVHGANRLGGNSLLDLVVFGRASGLFIEKSLRAGIDHRTASEANIDAAMARLNRLNSSKDGETVPELRKELQSIMQNHFGVFRRGDFMQEGIKKLADLRTRIENIYLDDKSDVFNTARIEALELQNLFEVAEATAIAAEERKESRGAHARDDFQDRDDENWLCHSMFFPADKRIAKRAVNFKPKTVDTFQPKARVY
- the sdhB gene encoding Succinate dehydrogenase iron-sulfur subunit gives rise to the protein MLKVSVYRYNPESDKEPYMKDYEVDTQGKDLMVLDVLELLKETDSSLAIRRSCREGVCGSDGMNINGKNGLACITPLSEACPGGGELVLRPLPGLPVVRDLIIDMTMFYKQYEKIKPYLINDTPAPAIERLQSPEDRAHLDGLYECILCACCSTACPSFWWNPDRFIGPSGLLQAYRFLIDSRDTATEERLADLDDPFSVFRCHGIQNCVQVCPKGLNPTKAIGHIRNMLLAQGA
- a CDS encoding Uncharacterised protein (UPF0056 inner membrane protein YhgN); translation: MLLDNLVSQFIVLWAVIDPVGTIPVFLAVASGSRESELRKLAFAGILIAGGVLMFFILVGQVLLDSMGIPLSAFQIAGGIVLFVFAMTMIFGQSKPEQEIHMITKGMHSAVFPLAIPSIASPGAMVTVVLLTDNNRFSFVDQSVTTVIMLAVLGITLLLLLAASVIYRFIGETGASIVSRVMGLILAAVATNSILLGLGTYFGIKTIMS
- the cotA gene encoding Spore coat protein A is translated as MPTRRGFLQLGFAVGSSSAISGKAAAELIAPDGLVPSVVAQPSPPTTPFADSLYIMPIAQPVDVSELIPAPDPARHQRYDELEPQKFYVEEINEFTWQYHSDPPYNQGSWGWGFNGLVPGATYIAHYGEPVLVRRINRLPSLQETRVKFALPSPSIHLHNAHTASESDGFPTDFFNPGEFWDHHYGNFPAGHDPREKLTTLWYHDHRMDFTAPNVYAGLAGFYLLFDENDTGDENDTRPSAWRLPSGDYDIPLMLHDVQFDENGQVVWDFFNREPVFTTVNGMLGDKITVNRKIQPYLDVEPRKYRFRILNGGPSRFYDLHMQPQPGADSEELNFTVVTTDGNFLRHPIVLSNLEVAVAQRYDVIVDFSAFKPGDEIILFNQLEMRPDGAGPSGRKLDNAVENAVIKFNIGALKSADNSRIPEFFRDFPPINMSEVVRERLFVFDSDNGLWTINGRLMDPNRIDMAFEQGTAEVWTFRNAGAGWAHPVHSHFEECMVIEKNGEPVDLDSVHGGRKDMLVLGPNDEIKLFIRERDFLGKYVMHCHNVVHEDHAMMIRWDIVEPGQGY